A window of the Dioscorea cayenensis subsp. rotundata cultivar TDr96_F1 chromosome 14, TDr96_F1_v2_PseudoChromosome.rev07_lg8_w22 25.fasta, whole genome shotgun sequence genome harbors these coding sequences:
- the LOC120276443 gene encoding F-box protein SKIP14-like: protein MAMNLAPYWLSPAAMEDGMQEDGDIDEVDFLPEDPFGMENFTAAIVGWMEDLEGDTFFTDLEYLLDRPAFRCPEPDGESSPHDGLLLSLGHLGVRDLLSMERVCRPLRAAVRDDPLLWRCIHIESPLSEKITDNKLVRLADRARGSLECLSLIECSRISDDALKHVLQSNLKLTKLSIPGCLRLSVDGLINNLKICASLGGVGLKCLRLGRLFSITEEQFGALKWLLKAEHFQRRSDKPQFYHYNRSAQPIDIELCPICEKVKLVYDCPMVNCQGDEGFDQCRACEVCIPRCLQCGRCIINCAYMETFSLSYVCSTCWESVMIANELIPLVSHRL, encoded by the exons ATGGCGATGAATTTGGCGCCATACTGGTTGTCACCGGCGGCCATGGAAGATGGTATGCAGGAGGATGGAGATATCGACGAAGTTGATTTCTTGCCAGAAGACCCTTTCGGGATGGAGAACTTCACGGCGGCGATCGTCGGGTGGATGGAGGACCTCGAAGGTGATACCTTTTTTACTGACCTTGAGTACCTGCTTGATAGGCCTGCGTTTCGGTGCCCGGAACCTGATGGAGAGTCTTCTCCGCATGATGGTTTGCTGTTGTCGCTTGGGCATTTGGGAGTTCGTGATCTCTTGTCAATGGAGAGGGTCTGTAGACCGCTGCGCGCTGCCGTCCGGGATGACCCACTGTTGTGGAGGTGCATCCACATTGAATCTCCATTGAGTGAGAAGATAACAGATAATAAGCTTGTACGGCTTGCCGATAGAGCTCGAGGGAGCCTTGAGTGCTTGAGCCTCATTGAATGCTCGAGAATATCAGATGATGCCCTCAAACATGTGCTTCAGAGTAACCTAAAGCTCACCAAG CTTAGTATACCTGGATGTTTGCGGCTCTCTGTTGATGGCCTTATTAACAACCTGAAGATCTGCGCATCTCTTGGTGGAGTGGGTTTAAAATGCCTCCGACTTGGCAGGCTTTTCAGTATCACAGAAGAACAGTTTGGAGCACTGAAGTGGTTACTGAAAGCAGAACACTTCCAGCGCAGAAGTGACAAGCCGCAATTCTATCATTACAACCGCTCAGCGCAACCCATTGATATTGAGTTATGCCCTATATGTGAGAAAGTGAAGCTTGTCTATGACTGTCCCATGGTTAACTGTCAAGGTGACGAAGGGTTTGATCAGTGCAGGGCTTGCGAGGTCTGCATTCCAAGGTGTCTCCAGTGTGGTAGGTGCATAATTAACTGTGCTTACATGGAGACCTTCAGTCTAAGTTACGTTTGTTCGACCTGTTGGGAAtctgtaatgattgcaaatgaactaatCCCTTTAGTCtcacatcggctatga
- the LOC120276420 gene encoding serine/threonine protein phosphatase 2A 57 kDa regulatory subunit B' theta isoform-like yields the protein MIKQILGRLPKKPSNKADSREFPSGTAAPVSGSSVSLRTGDLQSNRPAYQNNPVPYGSNSGLNHAGRYQPTPNSKLNGTSVSPSYEALPNFRDVPSSEKQSLFMKKVNLCCVVFDFTDPTKNMKEKEVKRQTLLELVDYVTSSNAKFPEHVMQEIAKMVAINLFRNLTSMPRENKISEAFDLEDEEPVMDPAWPHLQIVYEFFLRFVASSETDAKLAKRYIDHSFILRLLDLFDSEDPREREYLKTILHRIYGKFMVHRPFIRKAINNIFYRFIFETEKHNGIAELLEILGSIINGFALPLKEEHKLFLVRALIPLHKPKCIPMYHQQLSYCITQFVEKDCKLADTVIRGLLKYWPITNSSKEVMFLGELEEVLEATQPAEFQRCMVPLFRRISHCLNSSHFQVAERALFLWNNDHIENLIKQNRKVILPIIFPALERNTRGHWNQAVRSLTLNVRKIFSDHDPELFDECLQKFQKDESKEKEIQSKREATWKRLEEVAAAKSGTN from the exons ACCTGCTTATCAGAACAATCCCGTGCCATATGGGTCTAATTCTGGGTTAAATCATGCGGGCAGGTATCAACCGACCCCAAACTCAAAGTTGAATGGAACTTCTGTTTCCCCTTCTTATGAAGCACTACCCAATTTTAGGGATGTCCCAAGTTCTGAGAAGCAGAGCTTGTTCATGAAAAAGGTGAATTTGTGCTGTGTTGTGTTTGATTTCACAGACCCAACAAAGAACATGAAAGAGAAGGAGGTAAAGCGGCAGACATTGTTAGAACTTGTTGATTATGTCACTTCATCCAATGCAAAGTTTCCTGAGCATGTTATGCAGGAAATTGCCAAAATGGTAGCTATAAACTTGTTTAGAAATCTTACTTCTATGCCTCGTGAGAACAAGATTTCAGAAGCTTTTGATTTGGAGGATGAGGAACCTGTGATGGATCCTGCTTGGCCTCATTTGCAGATTGTTTATGAATTCTTCTTGCGGTTTGTTGCTTCTTCTGAGACTGATGCCAAGTTGGCAAAAAGATATATAGATCACTCCTTCATCCTAAGGCTGCTAGATCTCTTTGACTCTGAAGACCCTAGAGAGAGGGAGTACTTAAAGACAATACTGCATCGCATTTATGGTAAATTTATGGTGCACCGGCCTTTTATCAGGAAAGCGATTAATAACATTTTCTACAGGTTCATCTTTGAAACAGAGAAGCACAATGGGATTGCTGAGTTGTTGGAAATTTTGGGAAGTATTATTAATGGGTTCGCTTTGCCACTTAAGGAAGAGCATAAATTGTTTCTGGTGCGAGCATTGATTCCGCTTCACAAACCAAAATGCATTCCTATGTACCATCAACAATTGTCATATTGCATCACACAATTTGTTGAGAAAGATTGCAAACTTGCAGATACTGTTATAAGGGGCTTGTTGAAATACTGGCCCATAACAAATAGTTCAAAGGAAGTGATGTTCTTAGGTGAGCTGGAGGAAGTCTTGGAGGCAACTCAGCCTGCTGAATTTCAACGTTGTATGGTTCCACTTTTCCGTCGGATTTCCCACTGCTTAAACAGTTCTCATTTTCAG GTTGCAGAGAGGGCACTTTTCTTATGGAACAATGATCACATTGAGAATTTGATCAAACAAAACCGGAAAGTGATCCTGCCAATCATCTTCCCCGCATTGGAGAGAAATACAAGAGGTCACTGGAATCAAGCTGTTCGGAGCCTTACACTAAACGTCCGCAAGATTTTCTCTGATCACGACCCTGAGTTATTTGATGAATGCTTGCAGAAGTTCCAGAAAGATGAATCTAAAGAGAAAGAGATTCAATCGAAACGGGAAGCCACATGGAAGCGCCTGGAGGAAGTTGCTGCTGCAAAATCCGGAACAAATTAA